Proteins encoded in a region of the Haloglomus salinum genome:
- a CDS encoding glycosyltransferase family 2 protein, with protein sequence MTGPDPEAAGTAGTAVAAPPERPRDALVSVVVPTYERADRVGGAIESALEQTHDRLEVVVVNDGSTDDTRRVVEAYADAHANVRALHNDRNRGISHTRNRGIEAARGAYVCQLDDDDRWRSRKVKRQLDALARLRERTDCDSADYCGVYCGGVVRDAGGEVVRRVDTGAAGDLWPDVLVRFDVRPHSGHLVRRDCLHAVGGYNESFPRGVDWDLTVRLCKRWRWAYVPEPLVERRYADDNVSGDAAFGDPSYEVAIRERLREKYLGDLEANPEARREFEAMLAKQRGLAALERGDRREAVRRFARTVRLAPEPTHAAMLGLAALGRRPYRFAWRAKQAVAGP encoded by the coding sequence GTGACCGGTCCCGACCCCGAGGCGGCAGGGACAGCCGGGACGGCCGTCGCGGCGCCACCCGAGCGCCCGCGCGACGCGCTCGTCTCCGTCGTCGTCCCGACCTACGAGCGGGCCGACCGCGTCGGCGGGGCCATCGAGAGCGCCCTCGAGCAGACCCACGACCGCCTGGAGGTGGTCGTGGTGAACGACGGCTCCACCGACGACACCCGGCGCGTCGTCGAGGCGTACGCCGACGCCCACGCGAACGTCCGGGCGCTGCACAACGACCGGAACCGCGGCATCAGCCACACGCGCAATCGGGGCATCGAGGCAGCACGCGGCGCCTACGTCTGTCAGCTCGACGACGACGACCGCTGGCGGTCCCGGAAGGTGAAGCGACAGCTCGATGCGCTCGCCCGCCTCCGCGAACGCACGGACTGCGACTCGGCGGACTACTGCGGCGTCTACTGCGGCGGCGTGGTCCGTGATGCCGGCGGCGAGGTCGTTCGCCGCGTGGACACCGGCGCGGCGGGCGACCTGTGGCCCGACGTGCTGGTCCGGTTCGACGTGCGGCCCCACTCGGGCCATCTCGTCCGCCGGGACTGCCTGCACGCGGTGGGGGGCTACAACGAATCGTTCCCGCGCGGTGTCGACTGGGACCTCACGGTCCGGCTCTGCAAGCGCTGGCGGTGGGCGTACGTCCCAGAGCCGCTCGTCGAGCGCCGCTACGCCGACGACAACGTCTCCGGCGACGCCGCCTTCGGCGACCCCTCCTACGAGGTCGCCATCCGCGAGCGACTGCGGGAGAAGTACCTGGGCGACCTCGAGGCGAATCCCGAGGCCCGCCGGGAGTTCGAGGCGATGCTCGCGAAGCAACGGGGGCTCGCCGCGCTCGAGCGGGGCGACCGCCGCGAGGCCGTCCGCCGGTTCGCCCGGACGGTGCGGCTCGCCCCCGAACCGACACACGCCGCGATGCTCGGCCTCGCGGCGCTCGGCCGGCGCCCGTACCGGTTCGCGTGGCGTGCGAAGCAGGCGGTCGCGGGGCCATGA
- a CDS encoding SDR family oxidoreductase has product MTLFDLTDEVVVVVGGAGRIGPAVCGALADHGAEVVVADVDRDAGRRVADDIDGTYHHVDVTDETSIRKLYDAVIDGFDRIDAAVHAAYPRDAAYGDAFLARGESDWREQVDAQLTATATLSREAIRRMHPDGAGTAGQSDPDDAVRDGGAVVNFGSTYGMVAPDFRVYEEANMPPSPAHYSASKGGILNLTRYLACEFAPEVRVNAVSPGGVFDEQDPEFVAAYEDRTPMDRMADPDDIAGAVVYLVSDAASYVTGENIAVDGGWTAQ; this is encoded by the coding sequence ATGACACTGTTCGACCTGACGGACGAGGTCGTCGTGGTGGTCGGGGGCGCCGGGCGTATCGGTCCCGCCGTCTGCGGGGCGCTGGCCGACCACGGCGCCGAGGTCGTGGTCGCCGACGTGGACCGCGACGCCGGCCGGCGCGTGGCCGACGACATCGACGGCACCTACCACCACGTGGACGTGACCGACGAGACCTCTATCCGCAAACTCTACGACGCAGTCATCGACGGCTTCGACCGCATCGACGCCGCCGTCCATGCCGCCTACCCGCGGGACGCGGCCTACGGCGACGCCTTCCTCGCCCGCGGCGAGAGCGACTGGCGCGAGCAGGTCGACGCCCAGCTCACCGCGACCGCGACCCTCTCCCGCGAGGCCATCCGCCGGATGCACCCCGACGGTGCCGGGACCGCGGGGCAGTCCGACCCGGACGACGCCGTCCGCGACGGCGGCGCAGTCGTCAACTTCGGCTCCACCTACGGGATGGTGGCGCCCGACTTCCGCGTCTACGAGGAGGCGAACATGCCGCCGAGCCCGGCGCACTACTCGGCCTCGAAGGGCGGTATCCTCAACCTCACGCGCTATCTCGCCTGCGAGTTCGCCCCCGAGGTCCGGGTCAACGCCGTCTCACCGGGCGGCGTCTTCGACGAACAGGACCCGGAGTTCGTGGCCGCGTACGAGGACCGCACGCCGATGGACCGGATGGCCGACCCCGATGACATCGCGGGGGCGGTGGTCTACCTCGTCTCCGATGCGGCCTCGTACGTCACGGGTGAGAACATCGCGGTCGATGGGGGGTGGACCGCACAATGA